A genomic stretch from Sphingobacterium sp. ML3W includes:
- the rplQ gene encoding 50S ribosomal protein L17: MRHGKKVNHLGRTDSHRKAMLANMATSLILHKRITTTLAKAKALRTYVEPLITKSKNDTTHSRRTVFAYLKDKDAVSILFREISEKVANRPGGYTRIIKMENRLGDNAEMAFIELVDYNEIYGKKAAAADKKATRRRGGAKKAAAPAETDAPAEVKAEVEGEEKVDGE, translated from the coding sequence ATGAGACACGGAAAAAAAGTAAATCACTTAGGCCGTACGGATAGCCATAGAAAAGCAATGTTGGCTAACATGGCAACATCATTAATCCTACACAAACGTATTACAACTACTTTGGCTAAAGCTAAAGCATTGCGTACATATGTTGAGCCTTTGATTACTAAATCTAAAAACGACACAACACACTCTCGTCGTACAGTATTCGCTTATTTGAAAGATAAAGACGCAGTTTCTATCTTGTTCCGCGAAATTTCTGAAAAAGTAGCTAACCGTCCAGGTGGTTACACTCGTATCATCAAAATGGAAAACCGTTTAGGTGATAACGCAGAAATGGCTTTCATCGAGCTAGTTGATTACAACGAAATCTACGGTAAAAAAGCTGCTGCTGCTGATAAAAAAGCTACTCGTCGTCGTGGTGGTGCTAAAAAAGCTGCTGCTCCTGCTGAAACCGACGCTCCTGCGGAAGTAAAAGCTGAAGTAGAAGGTGAAGAAAAAGTTGACGGAGAATAA
- a CDS encoding DNA-directed RNA polymerase subunit alpha, producing MAILAFQRPDKVIMQKSTDFDGTFEFRPLEPGFGVTIGNALRRILLSSLEGYAITSIRFSGVSHEFSTIKGVVEDVTEIILNLKQIRFKKTGEIGDNEKVFVVINGQEQFLAGDITKFSNNFTVLNPDLVICNMDNAVTIELELSIAKGRGYVNADENKVTDAPVGVIAIDSIFTPIKNVKYTIENYRVEQKTDYEKLLLDISTDGSIHPEEALKEAAKILIQHFILFSDENMLLESQTKEETKVVDEEILHMRKILKTELVDLDLSVRALNCLKAADIRTLAELVTYDVADMLKFRNFGKKSLSEIQELVKSKGLSFGMNLAKYKLDEE from the coding sequence ATGGCAATTTTAGCATTTCAAAGACCGGATAAAGTTATCATGCAAAAATCTACGGATTTTGATGGTACGTTTGAATTTCGTCCATTGGAGCCTGGTTTTGGTGTAACCATTGGTAATGCTTTGCGCCGTATTCTATTGTCCTCGTTAGAAGGATATGCAATTACGTCGATAAGGTTTTCTGGCGTTTCGCACGAATTTTCAACGATCAAAGGTGTTGTTGAAGACGTAACTGAAATTATCTTGAACTTGAAACAAATCCGTTTCAAAAAAACAGGTGAGATTGGCGACAACGAAAAGGTATTTGTAGTAATCAATGGTCAAGAACAATTCTTAGCTGGTGATATCACAAAATTCTCTAATAACTTTACTGTCTTAAATCCAGACTTAGTAATCTGTAATATGGATAACGCAGTGACAATTGAATTGGAATTGAGTATTGCTAAAGGTCGTGGATATGTAAATGCAGATGAGAATAAAGTGACTGATGCTCCAGTAGGTGTTATCGCTATCGATTCGATCTTTACTCCGATCAAGAATGTTAAATATACCATTGAGAATTACCGTGTAGAACAAAAAACTGACTATGAGAAATTGTTGTTAGATATCTCTACAGATGGCTCAATTCACCCCGAAGAAGCTTTAAAAGAGGCTGCTAAGATCTTAATTCAACACTTTATCTTATTCTCTGATGAGAATATGCTTCTTGAGTCTCAAACGAAGGAAGAAACTAAAGTAGTAGATGAAGAAATCTTGCATATGCGTAAGATTTTGAAAACAGAATTAGTAGACCTTGACCTTTCAGTGCGTGCATTGAATTGTTTGAAAGCTGCTGATATTCGCACATTAGCTGAGTTGGTAACTTACGACGTAGCTGACATGTTGAAATTCAGAAACTTCGGTAAAAAATCGTTAAGCGAAATCCAAGAATTGGTTAAATCTAAGGGTTTATCATTCGGAATGAACTTAGCAAAATATAAATTAGACGAAGAATAA
- the rpsD gene encoding 30S ribosomal protein S4, whose amino-acid sequence MARYTGPKSKIARKFREPIFGPDKALEKKNYPPGQHGASKRRGKQSEYAIQLLEKQKAKYTYGVLERQFANLFVKAASKQGITGEIFLKLLEARLDNVVYRLGIATSRAAARQLVSHKHITVNGSVVNIPSYSLRPGDVVAVRERSQTLEAITNSVAGRTVNKFSWLEWNAKELTGTFLSYPERSDIPENIKENLIVELYSK is encoded by the coding sequence ATGGCTAGATATACAGGACCTAAGTCCAAAATTGCCCGTAAATTTAGAGAGCCGATCTTCGGCCCAGATAAAGCGTTAGAAAAGAAAAATTACCCTCCTGGACAACACGGAGCTTCTAAACGCAGAGGTAAACAATCTGAATACGCTATTCAGTTGTTAGAAAAACAAAAAGCAAAATACACTTACGGTGTATTGGAGCGTCAGTTTGCAAATTTATTTGTTAAAGCTGCCTCTAAACAAGGTATTACAGGTGAGATCTTCTTGAAATTACTAGAAGCTCGCTTGGACAATGTAGTTTACCGTTTAGGTATTGCTACTTCTCGTGCCGCTGCTCGTCAGTTGGTATCTCACAAACACATTACTGTTAACGGAAGTGTTGTTAACATTCCATCATATAGCTTGCGTCCAGGTGACGTTGTAGCAGTTCGTGAACGTTCTCAAACTCTTGAAGCCATCACAAATTCAGTTGCAGGTCGTACTGTAAACAAATTTTCTTGGTTAGAGTGGAATGCGAAAGAATTGACAGGTACTTTCTTAAGCTATCCAGAAAGATCTGATATTCCTGAAAACATTAAAGAGAACTTAATCGTTGAGTTATACTCTAAATAA
- the rpsK gene encoding 30S ribosomal protein S11 yields the protein MAKTKKAAKKRIVVIEPVGQAHINATFNNIIVTLTNNQGQTISWSSAGKMGFRGSKKNTPYAAGQAAQDCGKVAHDLGLRKVEVFVKGPGAGRESAIRTLQTVGIDVTTIKDITPLPHNGCRPPKRRRV from the coding sequence ATGGCTAAAACTAAAAAAGCTGCAAAAAAGCGTATCGTTGTTATTGAACCTGTAGGTCAGGCTCACATTAACGCAACGTTTAACAATATCATTGTAACTTTGACTAACAATCAAGGACAAACTATTTCTTGGTCTAGTGCTGGTAAAATGGGTTTCCGTGGTTCTAAAAAGAACACTCCATATGCTGCTGGTCAAGCTGCACAAGATTGTGGAAAAGTTGCTCATGATTTGGGTTTACGCAAAGTTGAAGTGTTTGTTAAAGGACCTGGTGCAGGTCGTGAATCTGCAATCAGAACATTACAAACTGTAGGAATCGATGTGACTACTATCAAAGATATCACTCCACTTCCTCACAACGGTTGTCGTCCTCCAAAACGCAGAAGAGTTTAA
- the rpsM gene encoding 30S ribosomal protein S13 → MARIAGIDLPKNKRGVIGLTYIFGIGRTRAEYILEKAGISEDVKVQEWNDEQLAAIRSIINDELKVEGALRSEVQLNIKRLMDIGCYRGLRHRKHLPVRGQRTKNNSRTRKGKRKTVANKKKATK, encoded by the coding sequence ATGGCAAGGATAGCAGGTATTGATTTACCTAAAAACAAAAGAGGTGTGATCGGCCTTACCTATATTTTTGGTATCGGTCGTACAAGAGCTGAATATATCTTGGAAAAAGCTGGTATCAGCGAAGATGTGAAGGTACAAGAGTGGAATGATGAACAATTGGCAGCAATTCGTAGCATCATCAACGATGAATTGAAAGTAGAAGGTGCATTGCGTTCAGAAGTTCAATTAAACATCAAACGTTTAATGGATATCGGTTGTTACCGTGGATTGCGTCACCGTAAACACTTACCAGTTCGTGGTCAACGTACTAAAAACAACTCACGTACTCGTAAAGGTAAACGTAAGACAGTTGCAAACAAGAAAAAAGCTACTAAATAA
- the ykgO gene encoding type B 50S ribosomal protein L36, which produces MKVRASIKKRSADCKIIRRKGKVFVINKKNPKFKQRQG; this is translated from the coding sequence ATGAAAGTAAGAGCATCAATAAAAAAACGTAGCGCGGACTGTAAGATCATCCGTCGTAAAGGTAAAGTTTTTGTAATCAACAAAAAGAACCCTAAGTTTAAACAACGTCAGGGTTAA
- the infA gene encoding translation initiation factor IF-1 yields the protein MAKQASIEQDGIIREALSNAMFRVELENGHEIIAHISGKMRMHYIKILPGDKVKLEMSPYDLTKGRITYRYK from the coding sequence ATGGCTAAACAAGCCTCAATAGAACAAGACGGTATAATTAGAGAGGCACTTTCTAATGCTATGTTTAGGGTAGAATTGGAAAATGGACATGAAATCATTGCCCATATTTCTGGTAAAATGCGTATGCACTATATCAAAATTTTACCTGGGGATAAAGTTAAATTGGAAATGTCTCCGTATGATTTGACTAAGGGAAGGATCACTTACCGCTATAAATAG
- the map gene encoding type I methionyl aminopeptidase — MSKVFYKSADDIEQLRKSADVLSQLLGEIAKVIKPGVKTISLDKLAYEYIHDNGGTPAFLNYHGFPYSLCISVNDQIVHGFPSDYEIKDGDLVSVDGGVNLNGFISDSAYTFGVGEISEEAQLLLDVTKESLYKGVEQAVAGKRVGDISSAVQEYVSKFGFGIVRELVGHGVGYHLHEKPEVPNYGKRGAGPKLEEGLVICIEPMINAGRAGVRFWDDGWTVSTVDGKLSAHFEQMVAIRKGEPDVLLTFEHVEKVLNKK, encoded by the coding sequence ATGTCTAAAGTATTTTATAAGTCAGCAGATGATATAGAGCAATTGCGGAAGTCAGCAGATGTGCTTTCGCAATTGCTTGGTGAAATCGCAAAAGTGATTAAACCTGGGGTAAAAACTATATCTCTTGATAAATTAGCTTATGAGTATATTCATGATAACGGCGGAACGCCTGCGTTCTTAAATTATCACGGATTTCCATACTCTTTGTGTATCTCTGTCAACGATCAGATTGTACACGGTTTTCCGAGCGATTATGAAATTAAAGATGGTGATCTTGTTTCGGTCGATGGGGGTGTTAATTTGAACGGTTTTATCAGTGATTCAGCCTACACTTTTGGTGTTGGTGAAATTTCTGAGGAAGCGCAATTGTTGTTGGATGTAACAAAGGAATCATTGTACAAAGGTGTTGAACAGGCTGTGGCCGGTAAACGTGTTGGGGATATTTCCTCTGCAGTTCAAGAGTACGTGAGCAAGTTCGGTTTCGGAATTGTACGCGAATTGGTCGGACATGGAGTTGGGTATCATTTACATGAAAAGCCAGAAGTTCCGAATTACGGAAAACGTGGCGCGGGTCCAAAATTGGAAGAAGGTTTGGTTATTTGTATCGAGCCGATGATCAATGCGGGGCGCGCAGGTGTTCGTTTTTGGGATGATGGTTGGACTGTAAGTACAGTAGATGGGAAGTTATCGGCGCACTTCGAACAGATGGTTGCAATCCGAAAAGGTGAACCAGATGTGTTGCTGACATTCGAACATGTAGAGAAAGTTTTGAACAAAAAGTAG
- the secY gene encoding preprotein translocase subunit SecY encodes MKKLITTLTNIWKIDDLRTRILNTLLFLLIYRIGCHVVLPGVNPHALASGQKEGLLGLLDMFAGGSFSRSAIFALGVMPYISASIVVQLLGIAVPYFQKMQKEGESGRQKMNQITRYLTLGITLLQAFAYVRTQIEPSAKTIADPLFTILTAIVLTGGTLFVMWLGEKITDKGIGNGISLIIMTGIIAQLPSGITAEWVSRMAKGGGGPIPLLLEFVALFFVVIFTILIVQGVRKIPVQYAKKIVGNKQVGGVRQYIPLKVNAAGVMPIIFAQAIMFVPMSLGQFFPNLQSEFLTSLSNYTSVAYNVTFAVLIIAFTFFYTAIMVNPQQMSDDMKKNGGFVPGIKPGLETSNFIDRVISNITFPGAIFLAIIAILPAIASLFGINNQFAHFYGGTSLLILVGVVLDTLQQIESHLLMRHYDGLMKTGRIKGRSAASVEGMDHSAI; translated from the coding sequence ATGAAGAAACTAATCACAACCTTAACCAATATTTGGAAAATCGATGATTTACGTACGCGTATTCTAAATACCTTACTTTTTCTTTTGATTTACCGTATTGGATGTCACGTGGTATTACCAGGTGTAAATCCTCATGCTTTGGCTTCTGGTCAAAAAGAGGGTTTATTGGGCCTATTGGATATGTTTGCGGGGGGCTCGTTCTCTCGTTCGGCTATCTTTGCGTTAGGGGTAATGCCATATATCTCGGCATCCATTGTTGTTCAATTGTTGGGCATCGCGGTTCCTTACTTCCAAAAGATGCAGAAAGAAGGGGAAAGTGGTCGTCAAAAAATGAATCAAATTACTCGCTATTTAACATTAGGGATTACTTTGCTTCAGGCTTTTGCTTATGTACGTACTCAGATCGAGCCAAGTGCTAAGACAATCGCTGACCCATTGTTCACGATTCTGACTGCCATAGTTTTGACAGGCGGTACTTTATTTGTGATGTGGTTAGGGGAAAAAATTACTGATAAAGGTATCGGTAATGGTATTTCTTTGATCATCATGACTGGTATTATCGCTCAATTGCCAAGTGGTATCACTGCGGAATGGGTTTCTAGAATGGCGAAAGGTGGTGGTGGTCCAATTCCATTGTTGCTTGAATTTGTGGCTTTGTTCTTCGTTGTGATCTTTACGATCTTGATCGTACAAGGTGTTCGTAAGATCCCTGTACAATACGCGAAGAAAATTGTCGGAAACAAGCAAGTCGGTGGAGTACGTCAGTATATACCGTTAAAGGTAAATGCTGCAGGTGTAATGCCGATCATTTTTGCACAGGCAATTATGTTTGTGCCGATGAGTTTAGGACAGTTCTTCCCAAATCTTCAGTCGGAATTTTTGACTTCGTTGAGTAACTATACTTCTGTAGCGTACAACGTGACTTTTGCGGTGTTAATTATCGCATTTACGTTCTTCTATACAGCGATCATGGTCAACCCACAACAAATGTCAGATGACATGAAGAAAAACGGAGGTTTTGTTCCAGGTATTAAACCGGGATTGGAAACTAGTAATTTTATAGACCGCGTAATATCAAATATTACATTCCCAGGTGCAATTTTCTTAGCGATCATTGCTATTCTACCTGCTATTGCAAGTTTGTTTGGTATTAATAATCAATTTGCACACTTCTATGGAGGTACGTCATTATTGATTTTAGTAGGTGTGGTGTTGGATACTTTGCAACAGATCGAATCTCATTTATTGATGCGTCATTATGATGGATTGATGAAAACAGGTCGTATTAAAGGTCGTTCGGCCGCGTCTGTTGAGGGAATGGATCATTCGGCAATTTAA
- the rplO gene encoding 50S ribosomal protein L15 — MNLSNLKPAKGAVKGSKRIGRGTGSGRGGTSTRGHKGAGSRSGHSTKIGFEGGQMPLQRRVPKFGFKNINRVEYNGVNLDTLQALIEKFNLTAVDFDALKAHGLVSKNDKVKILGRGELKAKVEVTAHAFTASAQKAIEAAGGSIVKI; from the coding sequence ATGAACTTAAGTAATTTAAAACCTGCAAAAGGTGCAGTAAAAGGTAGCAAACGTATCGGTCGTGGTACTGGTTCTGGTCGTGGTGGTACTTCTACACGTGGTCACAAAGGTGCTGGTTCTCGTTCAGGTCACTCTACGAAAATCGGTTTCGAAGGTGGTCAAATGCCTTTGCAACGTCGTGTACCTAAATTTGGTTTCAAAAACATCAACCGCGTTGAGTACAATGGTGTCAACTTGGATACTTTACAAGCGTTGATCGAGAAATTCAATTTGACAGCTGTAGATTTCGATGCATTGAAAGCTCATGGATTAGTGTCTAAAAATGACAAGGTAAAAATCTTGGGTCGCGGTGAATTGAAAGCTAAAGTTGAAGTAACAGCGCACGCGTTTACTGCTTCTGCTCAAAAAGCTATCGAAGCTGCAGGCGGTTCTATCGTTAAAATTTAA
- the rpmD gene encoding 50S ribosomal protein L30 → MAKIKITQIKSVIDRSERQKKTIEALGLKRINHSVEVEATPSIIGMVRKVNHLVAIETI, encoded by the coding sequence ATGGCAAAAATCAAAATCACCCAGATAAAGAGCGTTATCGACAGAAGCGAGCGCCAAAAGAAAACTATTGAGGCATTAGGTTTGAAAAGAATCAACCACTCAGTAGAAGTTGAAGCTACTCCATCAATCATTGGAATGGTACGTAAAGTAAACCATTTAGTAGCTATCGAAACTATTTAA
- the rpsE gene encoding 30S ribosomal protein S5, giving the protein MALSNIKRVKSSEIELKDRLVSIQRVAKVTKGGRTFSFSAIVVVGDENGIVGYGLGKAKEVTEAITKGIDDAKKNLVKVPVIKGTVPHAQYGKYSGGSVLIKPAVGGTGVLAGGAMRAVLESAGIKDVLAKSLGSSNPHNVVKATVTALANMRDAYTVAQHRGVDLNKVFNG; this is encoded by the coding sequence ATGGCATTAAGCAATATAAAAAGAGTAAAATCAAGCGAAATTGAATTAAAAGATCGCTTAGTAAGTATCCAACGTGTAGCTAAAGTTACTAAAGGTGGTCGTACTTTCAGCTTCTCTGCAATTGTTGTAGTAGGTGATGAAAACGGTATCGTTGGTTACGGTTTAGGTAAAGCGAAAGAGGTAACTGAAGCTATCACTAAAGGTATCGACGACGCAAAGAAAAATTTAGTGAAAGTTCCTGTAATCAAAGGTACTGTTCCTCACGCACAATATGGTAAATATTCTGGTGGTTCAGTTTTGATTAAACCAGCTGTAGGTGGTACAGGAGTTTTGGCAGGTGGTGCAATGCGTGCAGTATTGGAGTCTGCTGGTATCAAAGACGTATTGGCTAAATCATTAGGTTCTTCTAACCCACACAACGTGGTAAAAGCAACTGTAACTGCTTTAGCAAACATGCGTGATGCATATACAGTGGCACAACACCGCGGTGTCGATTTGAATAAAGTATTTAACGGTTAA
- the rplR gene encoding 50S ribosomal protein L18, translating to MAGQKASRRERIKKGIRKNLAGTSERPRLSVFRSNKGIYAQIIDDNAGKTLVAASSLSKEFVASGNKVDQSKAVGKLVAEKAVAAGINKVVFDRNGYLYHGRIKSLAEGAREGGLDF from the coding sequence ATGGCAGGACAAAAAGCATCTCGTAGAGAGAGAATCAAAAAAGGAATCAGAAAAAACCTTGCTGGAACGTCTGAACGTCCACGTTTATCGGTTTTTAGAAGCAACAAAGGTATCTATGCGCAAATCATTGATGACAATGCAGGTAAAACATTAGTTGCCGCATCTAGCTTGTCAAAAGAATTTGTTGCATCTGGTAACAAAGTTGATCAATCTAAAGCTGTAGGTAAATTGGTTGCTGAAAAAGCAGTAGCAGCAGGTATTAATAAAGTAGTTTTTGACCGTAATGGGTACTTATACCATGGCCGTATCAAATCTTTGGCTGAAGGTGCTCGCGAAGGCGGTTTAGACTTTTAA
- the rplF gene encoding 50S ribosomal protein L6, giving the protein MSRIGKAPIAIPAGVTVTISDKNLVSVKGPKGELTQQVDRDITIAQEEGNIVVTRPTDQKKHKALHGLYRSLLNNMVQGVTEGYKTTQELVGVGYRATSTGNVLELTLGFSHQIVFVLPNEVKVSTTAEKGKNPTITLECADKQLIGQIAAKIRGFRKPEPYKGKGIKFEGEVLRRKAGKSAKK; this is encoded by the coding sequence ATGTCAAGAATTGGAAAAGCGCCTATCGCTATCCCTGCTGGGGTAACTGTTACTATTTCGGACAAAAACTTAGTTTCAGTAAAAGGTCCTAAAGGCGAATTAACACAACAAGTTGACCGTGACATCACTATTGCTCAAGAAGAAGGCAATATCGTCGTGACGCGTCCAACTGATCAAAAGAAACACAAAGCATTACACGGTCTATACCGTTCCCTGTTGAACAACATGGTTCAAGGTGTGACTGAAGGTTACAAAACTACTCAAGAGTTAGTCGGTGTAGGTTACCGTGCTACAAGTACTGGTAATGTATTAGAGTTAACTTTAGGTTTCTCTCACCAGATTGTTTTTGTATTGCCAAATGAAGTTAAAGTATCAACTACTGCTGAAAAAGGTAAAAACCCTACAATCACTTTAGAATGTGCTGACAAACAATTGATCGGTCAGATCGCGGCTAAAATCCGTGGCTTCCGTAAACCAGAACCTTACAAAGGAAAAGGTATCAAGTTTGAAGGTGAAGTGTTGAGAAGAAAAGCAGGTAAATCAGCTAAAAAATAA
- the rpsH gene encoding 30S ribosomal protein S8 has product MMTTDPIADYLTRVRNAIKANHRVVEIPASNLKKEITKVLFDKGYIANYKFDENGVQGTIKIALKYNPISKIPAIRTLTRVSKPGLRKYASVDTMPRVLNGLGIAILSTSKGVMTDKEARLQNVGGEVLCYVY; this is encoded by the coding sequence ATAATGACTACAGATCCAATTGCGGATTACCTTACACGAGTAAGGAATGCCATCAAGGCCAACCACAGGGTTGTTGAAATTCCTGCATCGAACCTTAAAAAAGAAATCACTAAAGTTCTTTTTGATAAAGGTTACATTGCTAATTACAAATTCGATGAGAATGGCGTACAGGGTACGATCAAAATCGCATTGAAATATAATCCAATTAGCAAAATTCCGGCTATTCGTACGTTGACACGTGTGAGTAAACCTGGTTTAAGAAAGTATGCAAGCGTTGATACTATGCCTCGTGTTTTGAATGGTTTAGGTATTGCTATCTTGTCAACATCTAAAGGTGTAATGACAGATAAAGAAGCTAGACTTCAAAATGTTGGTGGTGAAGTTTTATGTTACGTTTATTAA
- the rpsN gene encoding 30S ribosomal protein S14 — translation MAKEGLKAREVKRAKLVAKYAAKRAELKAAGDYVALDKLPKNASPVRLHNRCKLTGRPKGYMRQFGISRVTFREMALDGKIPGVKKASW, via the coding sequence ATGGCTAAGGAAGGATTAAAAGCACGCGAAGTAAAACGCGCTAAATTGGTAGCTAAATATGCGGCGAAACGTGCAGAATTAAAAGCTGCTGGCGATTACGTTGCATTAGATAAATTACCTAAAAATGCTTCTCCAGTACGTTTACACAACCGTTGTAAATTGACTGGCCGTCCTAAAGGATACATGCGTCAATTCGGTATCTCTCGTGTAACTTTCCGTGAGATGGCTTTAGATGGCAAGATCCCAGGGGTGAAAAAAGCTTCTTGGTAA
- the rplE gene encoding 50S ribosomal protein L5 encodes MTYVPRLKVKYAEEIRKALQEKFQYKSIMQVPKLEKIVVSQGVGAATADKKLIDNAIAELTLITGQQAVATKSKKDISNFKLRKGMPVGARVTLRDNNMFEFLDRLVAVSLPRIRDFRGINDKGFDGRGNYNLGITEQIIFPEINIDKINKIQGMDITFVTSAQNDVEALELLKQFGLPFKNQNTNNNG; translated from the coding sequence ATGACTTACGTACCAAGATTAAAAGTGAAATATGCGGAGGAAATCCGTAAAGCACTTCAAGAAAAATTTCAGTATAAAAGTATTATGCAGGTTCCTAAACTTGAGAAAATCGTTGTTTCACAAGGCGTAGGAGCTGCAACAGCTGACAAAAAATTAATCGATAACGCTATCGCTGAATTGACTTTGATTACAGGTCAACAAGCTGTTGCTACAAAATCGAAAAAAGATATTTCAAACTTTAAATTACGTAAAGGTATGCCTGTAGGGGCACGTGTTACTTTACGTGACAACAACATGTTTGAATTCTTGGATCGTTTGGTAGCAGTATCGCTTCCACGTATTCGTGACTTCCGCGGTATCAACGATAAAGGTTTTGACGGACGTGGTAACTATAACTTAGGTATCACTGAACAAATCATTTTCCCTGAGATCAACATTGATAAAATCAACAAGATCCAAGGTATGGATATCACTTTCGTGACTTCTGCTCAAAATGATGTTGAAGCTTTAGAATTGTTGAAACAGTTCGGTTTACCATTTAAAAATCAAAATACTAATAACAATGGCTAA
- the rplX gene encoding 50S ribosomal protein L24, translating into MKIKKGDLVKVIAGNSKGVQGKVLTVLVDKNRAIVEGANIVKKHTKPSAANPNGGIIEKEAGIHISNLAVIDPKTGETTRVGRKLNADGKLVRYAKKSGEEIK; encoded by the coding sequence ATCAAAATTAAAAAAGGTGATTTAGTGAAAGTTATCGCTGGTAACTCTAAAGGTGTTCAAGGAAAAGTATTGACTGTTTTAGTGGATAAAAATAGAGCTATCGTTGAAGGCGCTAACATCGTAAAAAAACACACTAAACCAAGTGCGGCTAATCCTAATGGTGGTATCATTGAGAAAGAAGCTGGTATTCACATCTCTAATTTAGCTGTTATCGATCCTAAAACAGGTGAAACTACCCGTGTAGGTCGTAAGTTAAATGCAGATGGTAAATTAGTTCGTTACGCTAAAAAATCAGGGGAGGAAATTAAATAA
- the rplN gene encoding 50S ribosomal protein L14, whose amino-acid sequence MVQQESRLNVADNSGAKEVLVIRVLGGTRKRYASIGDKIVVTVKSAMPSGNVKKGSVSKAVVVRTKKEIRRKDGSYIRFDDNAAVLLNNNDEPRGSRIFGPVARELREKQFMKIVSLAPEVL is encoded by the coding sequence ATGGTACAACAAGAATCAAGACTTAATGTAGCTGACAATAGCGGTGCTAAAGAAGTTTTAGTAATCCGTGTATTGGGCGGTACGCGTAAGCGTTATGCATCAATCGGAGATAAGATTGTTGTGACAGTGAAAAGCGCTATGCCTTCAGGAAACGTGAAAAAAGGTTCCGTTTCTAAAGCAGTAGTAGTTAGAACGAAAAAAGAAATCCGTCGTAAAGATGGTTCTTATATCCGTTTTGATGACAACGCCGCTGTATTATTAAATAATAATGATGAGCCACGTGGCTCACGTATCTTCGGCCCTGTTGCCAGAGAATTACGTGAGAAACAGTTCATGAAAATTGTATCACTAGCACCGGAGGTTTTATAA
- the rpsQ gene encoding 30S ribosomal protein S17, with product MERNLRKTRIGLVVSNKMDKSIVVTVERKVKHPIYGKFVKKTTKFKAHDETNTCGIGDTVLIMETRPLSKTKNWRLVEIIERAK from the coding sequence ATGGAAAGAAATTTAAGAAAAACAAGAATCGGCTTAGTAGTTAGCAACAAAATGGACAAGTCTATCGTAGTAACTGTTGAACGTAAAGTAAAACACCCTATCTATGGTAAGTTCGTTAAAAAAACTACTAAATTCAAAGCTCATGACGAAACTAATACCTGCGGTATCGGCGATACGGTATTAATCATGGAAACTCGTCCGCTGAGTAAAACAAAAAACTGGAGATTAGTTGAAATTATAGAAAGAGCTAAATAA
- the rpmC gene encoding 50S ribosomal protein L29, producing MKNSEILELSNEDLAARLVEEKTALTKLKFAHAVSAIENPNVIKAARRAIARISTEISARKAAAKNETASEA from the coding sequence ATGAAAAATTCAGAAATTTTAGAATTATCTAATGAGGACCTAGCAGCTCGTCTAGTCGAGGAGAAAACGGCCCTTACAAAATTGAAATTTGCACATGCTGTTTCAGCTATTGAGAACCCTAACGTGATCAAAGCAGCACGCAGAGCTATCGCCCGTATTAGTACAGAGATCAGTGCACGCAAAGCTGCAGCTAAGAATGAAACAGCCTCTGAGGCGTAA